A window of the Hordeum vulgare subsp. vulgare chromosome 5H, MorexV3_pseudomolecules_assembly, whole genome shotgun sequence genome harbors these coding sequences:
- the LOC123395973 gene encoding probable xyloglucan endotransglucosylase/hydrolase protein 27 has product MASSSSCPPPSPRPSRLLPVLVATVVLLGRGGEARQPAPLHGVVRSMAFDEGYTQLFGSGNLALRREGKRVHLALDESTGSGFASQDRFLHGFFSAAVKLPADYAAGVVVAFYLSNADVYEKTHDELDFEFLGNVRGREWRVQTNVYGNGSTGAGREERYDLPFDPTDDFHHYSILWTQHRIIFYVDETPIREVVRTEAMGAAFPSKPMSLYATIWDGSAWATLGGRYRANYKYAPFVAEFGDLVLHACPVNRIYHSAAAACGTPWYEPVAAALSGEQRASMSAFRRGHMSYSYCHDRRRYPVALSECDVAVLPRLFGPDGMKYGGDRRHRRGGRGRRSDVVM; this is encoded by the exons ATGGCGTCCAGCTCATCGTGCCCTCCTCCGTCGCCGCGCCCCTCCCGCCTCCTCCCCGTGCTCGTCGCCACGGTCGTCCTGCTTGGCCGCGGCGGCGAGGCCAGGCAGCCGGCGCCGCTCCACGGCGTCGTGCGGTCCATGGCCTTCGACGAGGGCTACACCCAGCTCTTCGGCAGCGGCAACCTCGCCCTCCGCCGCGAGGGCAAGCGCGTCCACCTCGCCCTCGACGAGTCCACCG GCTCCGGGTTCGCCTCCCAGGACCGGTTCCTCCACGGCTTCTTCAGCGCCGCAGTGAAGCTCCCTGCCGACTACGCCGCCGGCGTCGTCGTCGCGTTCTAC CTGTCGAACGCCGACGTGTACGAGAAGACCCACGACGAGCTGGACTTCGAGTTCCTGGGCAACGTGCGCGGGCGCGAGTGGCGGGTGCAGACCAACGTGTACGGCAACGGCAGCACCGGCGCCGGCCGGGAGGAGCGCTACGACCTCCCCTTCGACCCCACGGACGACTTCCACCACTACTCCATCCTCTGGACCCAACACCGCATCAT ATTCTACGTTGATGAGACCCCGATCAGGGAGGTGGTGAGGACGGAGGCCATGGGCGCGGCGTTCCCCTCCAAGCCCATGTCCCTCTACGCCACCATCTGGGACGGCTCCGCCTGGGCCACCCTCGGCGGCCGCTACAGGGCCAACTACAAGTACGCGCCGTTCGTCGCCGAGTTCGGCGACCTCGTCCTCCACGCCTGCCCCGTCAACCGCATCTACCACTCCGCGGCGGCGGCGTGCGGCACGCCCTGGTACGAGCCTGTCGCCGCCGCCTTGTCCGGCGAGCAGCGCGCGTCGATGTCGGCGTTCAGGCGCGGGCACATGTCCTACTCCTACTGCCACGACCGCCGCCGGTACCCGGTCGCCCTGTCAGAGTGCGACGTCGCCGTGCTCCCGCGCCTGTTCGGCCCGGACGGGATGAAGTACGGCGGCGACCGCCGGCACCGCCGCGGAGGGCGCGGCCGCCGCTCCGACGTCGTCATGTGA